One Cucurbita pepo subsp. pepo cultivar mu-cu-16 chromosome LG09, ASM280686v2, whole genome shotgun sequence DNA window includes the following coding sequences:
- the LOC111802320 gene encoding berberine bridge enzyme-like 8 — MKMEISRFSSFLLSFSALLFFASATTAPENFLQCLLRHSPPSYPIAPAIFTSNNASYSSVLETYIRNLRFNTSTTPKPFLILTALHESHVKVAILCARIHDLQMKIRSGGHDYEGVSYVSDVVPFFVLDMFNLRDISVDVKTKTAWVQTGATLGEVYYRIAEKIKFHGFPAGVCPTVGVGGHFGGGGYGNMMRKYGLSVDQIIDAKIVDVNGNLLDRKAMGEDLFWAIIGGGGSSFGVVVAYKIRTVRVPETVTVFRVGRTLEDNDVTEIVDQWQRVAHVIDKDLFIRVTFDVVNGSKSGKKTLRATFIALFLGDSERLLSVMNKSFPKLGLKKSDCLEMSWLQSVLFWTNFPQGTSVDELLSRTPQVLTHLKRKSDYVKTLIPKEKLNQIWKKMIELEKPTMTFNPYGGRMAEIPSNATPFPHRAGNLWKIQYATNWDEQGTQQANHFIDLTRKLYKFMTPFVAKNPRTAFLNYRDLDIGVNHNGKRSYYEGRVFGIKYFEGNFDRLVKIKTKVDPHNFFRNEQSIPRFP; from the exons ATGAAAATGGAGATTTCAAGGTTTTCAAGCTTTCTCTTATCATTTTCAGctcttttgttctttgctTCTGCAACAACAGCTCCTGAAAATTTCCTTCAATGTCTTCTCCGCCACTCTCCGCCGTCGTACCCGATTGCTCCGGCGATCTTTACGTCTAACAATGCTTCTTATTCTTCTGTTCTCGAGACTTACATTCGAAACTTGAGATTCAATACTTCTACGACTCCGAAACCATTCCTTATTCTCACGGCTCTCCATGAATCTCACGTTAAAGTTGCAATTCTATGTGCTCGAATTCATGATCTTCAAATGAAGATTCGTAGCGGTGGCCATGATTACGAAGGGGTTTCTTACGTCTCCGATGTCGTCCCGTTCTTTGTTCTCGATATGTTCAACCTTCGAGATATCAGTGTCGATGTCAAAACCAAAACCGCTTGG GTTCAAACAGGAGCCACCTTAGGAGAAGTGTACTATAGAATTGCagagaaaatcaaattccatGGCTTCCCTGCCGGAGTGTGCCCGACGGTGGGTGTCGGTGGCCATTTCGGTGGTGGCGGGTATGGTAACATGATGAGAAAATACGGTCTCTCGGTCGATCAAATCATCGACGCAAAGATAGTCGACGTCAATGGTAACCTCCTCGACCGAAAAGCTATGGGGGAGGATTTATTTTGGGCCATCATAGGCGGAGGAGGATCGAGCTTTGGTGTGGTGGTAGCATACAAAATCCGAACAGTTCGTGTACCGGAGACGGTAACGGTGTTCAGAGTCGGAAGAACATTGGAAGACAATGACGTGACCGAGATTGTCGATCAATGGCAACGGGTAGCGCATGTGATCGACAAAGATTTGTTCATAAGGGTCACGTTCGATGTTGTGAATGGAAGTAAGAGTGGGAAGAAGACATTGAGAGCTACGTTCATTGCGTTGTTCCTTGGAGACTCCGAAAGGCTTTTGTCTGTCATGAACAAGAGCTTCCCTAAATTGGGTTTGAAGAAATCAGATTGTCTTGAAATGAGTTGGCTTCAATCAGTGCTGTTTTGGACAAATTTCCCTCAAG gaacATCGGTGGATGAACTACTTTCCCGAACGCCACAAGTCCTGACCCATCTGAAACGGAAGTCCGACTAcgtgaaaaccctaattccaaaggaaaaactcaaccaaatatggaagaaaatgatagAACTTGAGAAACCCACGATGACATTCAACCCATACGGCGGAAGAATGGCGGAGATCCCTTCAAACGCCACACCATTTCCCCACAGAGCTGGCAACCTATGGAAGATCCAATACGCAACCAATTGGGATGAACAAGGCACCCAACAAGCCAACCATTTCATAGACTTGACAAGGAAACTCTACAAGTTCATGACACCATTTGTGGCTAAGAACCCAAGAACTGCGTTCTTGAACTATAGAGATCTTGATATTGGTGTTAACCATAATGGGAAGAGGAGTTACTATGAAGGGAGGGTTTTTGGTATCAAATACTTTGAAGGCAACTTTGATAGGTTGGTTAAGATCAAGACTAAGGTTGATCCTCATAACTTTTTTAGAAATGAACAAAGTATTCCTAGGTTTCCATAG
- the LOC111802121 gene encoding berberine bridge enzyme-like 15, with protein sequence MFHWRRIQLLLFFWICSSSCSSSSSSDFVQENFIECFNSTTYSKHSLPVSEVVFSNESASFSSLLKHSIRNLRFLSTSSPKPLFLVTPFHESHVQAAIVCAKENDLQVRVLSGGHDYEGLSYLSSSQAPFIVIDLINLRSIEINIETETASVETGATLGELYYRIAKKSPIHGFPAGSCPTVGVGGHISGGGFGTLFRKYGLAADNVIDAKIVDFNGRIMDRNTMGEDLFWAIRGGGGASFGVILSWKLKLVSLPSIVTTFNVQRTLNQGATHLFQKWQEIGHKLDQDLFLHVTTKVIDQKMTKTTSKTLSLSFTSLFLGSIDSLIPLMDTHFPELGLKRYQCTEMNWIQSVLFFADFSTKSPLEILMQRLPSIRSSFIAKSDYVTSPISQSGLEGLWAKLLENENSELIFTPYGGKMSQISELETPFPHRKGSIFGVQYLATWDDSNENEKHLRWIREVYSYMEPYVSMAPRGTYLNYRDLDLGRNYGRNTSYEEAKVWGLKYFKGNFERLVKVKTKFDPLNFFWNEQSIPLLYNCEDEARICEVYSDLDSENVQER encoded by the exons ATGTTTCACTGGAGAAGAATTCAGCTGCTTCTTTTCTTCTGGAtatgttcttcttcttgttcttcttcttcttcttctgatttTGTTCAAGAAAACTTTATTGAATGCTTTAATTCCACAACTTATTCAAAGCATTCATTACCTGTTTCGGAAGTGGTTTTCTCAAATGAAAgtgcttctttctcctctttgcTAAAGCATTCCATTAGAAACCTTAGATTTCTCTCCACTTCTTCTCCTAAACCTCTTTTCTTGGTGACCCCTTTTCATGAATCCCATGTTCAAGCCGCCATTGTTTGTGCTAAGGAGAACGACTTGCAAGTTCGAGTTCTAAGTGGAGGGCATGACTACGAAG GTCTCTCATACCTATCATCATCACAAGCTCCATTCATTGTAATCGATCTCATCAACCTTCGCTCAATCGAAATCAACATTGAAACCGAGACTGCGTCAGTGGAGACCGGCGCTACACTAGGCGAATTATACTATAGAATCGCAAAGAAAAGCCCCATCCATGGCTTTCCAGCAGGGAGCTGCCCCACCGTGGGAGTGGGAGGGCATATAAGTGGAGGAGGCTTTGGAACCCTTTTCAGAAAATATGGTCTTGCAGCTGATAATGTAATTGATGCTAAAATTGTGGACTTCAATGGAAGAATTATGGATAGAAACACCATGGGAGAAGATCTCTTTTGGGCCATTagaggaggtggaggagcaAGCTTTGGAGTCATTTTATCATGGAAACTCAAACTAGTTTCTCTTCCTTCAATTGTTACAACTTTCAATGTTCAAAGAACCCTAAACCAAGGAGCTACTCACCTTTTCCAAAAGTGGCAAGAAATTGGTCACAAACTTGATCAAGATCTCTTCCTTCATGTCACCACAAAAGTTATAGACCaaaaaatgaccaaaacaACATCAAAAACACTCAGCCTTTCATTCACATCCTTGTTTCTTGGTTCAATTGATAGCCTCATCCCATTAATGGATACCCATTTTCCAGAGCTTGGATTAAAGAGATATCAATGCACTGAAATGAATTGGATTCAATCAGTTCTTTTCTTTGCTGATTTCTCCACAAAATCCCcacttgaaattttgatgcAAAGATTACCTTCAATAAGATCTTCTTTCATAGCAAAATCTGATTATGTTACTTCACCAATTTCACAAAGTGGGTTAGAAGGGCTTTGGGCTAAGCttctagagaatgaaaattCTGAGTTGATTTTCACACCTTATGGGGGAAAAATGAGCCAAATTTCTGAATTAGAAACCCCTTTTCCACATAGAAAAGGGAGCATTTTTGGAGTCCAATATTTGGCAACATGGGATGATagtaatgaaaatgagaagcATTTAAGATGGATAAGGGAGGTTTATTCTTATATGGAGCCCTATGTTTCAATGGCTCCAAGAGGTacttatttgaattatagagATCTTGATTTGGGAAGAAACTATGGTAGAAATACGAGCTATGAGGAGGCAAAAGTGTGGGGATTGAAGTATTTCAAAGGTAATTTTGAGAGATTGGTGAAGGTGAAGACCAAATTTGATCCTTTGAACTTCTTTTGGAatgaacaaagcattcctctTTTGTATAATTGTGAAGATGAGGCAAGAATTTGTGAGGTTTACTCAGATTTAGACTCTGAAAATGttcaagaaagatga